Proteins encoded within one genomic window of Thiothrix litoralis:
- a CDS encoding alpha-D-glucose phosphate-specific phosphoglucomutase → MTIQIIKTTPFDDQKPGTSGLRKSVKQFKKPDYLQNFVQAIFNTLENVPGSTLILGGDGRYFNREAIQIILRMAAATGFGRVIVGQGGILSTPAASNLIRQYQALGGIILSASHNAGGPEGDFGIKFNGANGGPAPESMTEAMFAASKQLHEYRIVPIQPIPVDKLGVYQLAGMQVEVIDSVSAYQTLMESIFDFDKLAAMLSSESFKMRFDAMHAVTGPYAHQILEQRLGAPEGTVIHGLPLADFGGGHPDPNQAHAKELMSLLYARQSTMDFGAASDGDGDRNMILGKRFFVTPSDSLAILAANARLIPGYRNGIAGIARSMPTSQAPDRVAAKLGIPCFETPTGWKFFGNLLDVGKITLCGEESFGTGSDHVREKDGLWAVLFWLNLLAEKQDSVENIVRSHWAEYGRNYYSRHDYESIDLKDANALVDALQAQLPTLAGKPFGSGLTVSAADNFTYTDPVDGSVSKNQGIRILFTNGSRIIFRLSGTGTQGATLRVYLEKYEADTAKHNQDVQEALADLLNIAQQVARITEFTGREAADVIT, encoded by the coding sequence ATGACTATCCAGATCATCAAGACAACACCTTTCGACGACCAGAAACCGGGCACTTCCGGTTTGCGTAAAAGCGTCAAACAGTTCAAAAAGCCTGATTACCTGCAAAACTTTGTACAAGCCATTTTCAATACCCTGGAAAATGTGCCGGGTAGTACCCTGATTCTAGGGGGCGATGGGCGTTACTTTAACCGTGAAGCTATCCAGATTATCTTGCGCATGGCGGCGGCGACAGGTTTCGGACGGGTGATCGTGGGGCAGGGCGGTATCCTGTCTACCCCGGCGGCTTCCAATCTGATTCGCCAGTATCAGGCACTCGGCGGGATTATCCTCTCTGCCAGCCATAATGCGGGGGGGCCGGAAGGCGATTTCGGCATCAAATTTAACGGTGCTAACGGTGGCCCTGCGCCGGAGAGCATGACCGAGGCCATGTTTGCCGCCTCGAAACAGCTTCATGAATACCGTATTGTGCCGATTCAGCCGATTCCGGTCGACAAACTGGGCGTGTATCAGCTTGCCGGGATGCAAGTGGAAGTGATTGATTCGGTGAGTGCATATCAGACCCTGATGGAAAGCATTTTTGATTTCGACAAGCTTGCAGCAATGCTCAGCTCTGAGTCTTTCAAGATGCGTTTCGACGCAATGCACGCTGTCACGGGCCCGTATGCACACCAGATTCTGGAACAGCGTTTGGGCGCACCAGAAGGCACGGTCATTCATGGCTTACCACTGGCCGATTTTGGTGGCGGACACCCAGACCCCAATCAGGCACATGCCAAAGAATTGATGAGCTTATTGTATGCCCGCCAGTCAACGATGGACTTTGGCGCAGCCTCTGACGGCGATGGCGACCGCAATATGATTCTGGGCAAGCGTTTCTTTGTCACCCCTAGCGATAGTTTGGCAATACTAGCGGCGAATGCGCGGCTGATTCCCGGCTACCGTAACGGTATTGCCGGGATAGCACGTTCCATGCCGACCAGTCAGGCACCTGATCGGGTTGCGGCGAAACTCGGCATCCCTTGCTTTGAAACACCCACCGGCTGGAAGTTTTTCGGCAACTTGCTGGATGTGGGCAAAATTACCCTGTGTGGCGAAGAAAGTTTTGGCACGGGTTCTGACCATGTGCGCGAAAAAGATGGTCTATGGGCAGTGCTGTTCTGGTTGAACTTGCTGGCAGAAAAGCAGGACTCGGTAGAAAACATCGTGCGTAGCCACTGGGCAGAATACGGGCGCAATTACTATTCACGCCACGATTACGAATCCATTGATTTGAAGGATGCCAATGCGTTGGTGGATGCCTTGCAGGCGCAATTGCCAACGTTGGCAGGCAAGCCGTTTGGTAGTGGCTTGACGGTAAGTGCTGCGGATAACTTCACTTATACCGATCCAGTTGATGGTTCAGTCAGCAAGAATCAGGGTATCCGCATTCTATTCACCAATGGCTCACGCATCATTTTCCGTTTGTCCGGCACCGGTACACAGGGCGCAACCTTACGGGTATACCTCGAAAAATACGAAGCGGATACCGCCAAGCATAATCAGGATGTGCAAGAAGCCTTGGCAGACTTGCTCAATATTGCCCAACAAGTAGCACGGATCACCGAATTCACTGGGCGCGAAGCCGCCGACGTGATCACCTGA
- a CDS encoding DUF1249 domain-containing protein gives MLVKEQPTSFSPLPKSFAALMEMYEINYIQLRLLCGDIRILPEASVSRVANGIPVAAHVIEHSRHTTTLMLTYLFNEYSGAKDNRPDMLIRVYHDSRQAEVISHRCRLTDEVVQYWGKELDTMLLCRWRMNRFLYKWTNYLRRQGHCFAYDHENENFL, from the coding sequence ATGTTAGTTAAAGAACAACCCACCAGCTTCTCACCACTGCCTAAATCTTTCGCGGCACTCATGGAAATGTACGAAATAAATTATATCCAGTTGCGTCTGTTGTGCGGTGACATCCGTATATTGCCAGAAGCCTCGGTATCGAGGGTTGCCAACGGGATTCCAGTAGCTGCCCATGTCATTGAACATTCACGCCACACCACCACGCTGATGCTGACATACTTGTTCAATGAATACAGCGGCGCTAAGGATAACCGCCCTGACATGCTGATCCGGGTCTATCACGATTCACGTCAAGCCGAAGTTATTAGCCATCGCTGTCGGCTTACCGATGAGGTTGTACAATACTGGGGCAAGGAACTCGACACCATGCTGCTGTGTCGCTGGCGAATGAACCGATTCCTGTACAAGTGGACAAATTATTTACGGCGACAAGGCCATTGCTTCGCTTACGACCATGAAAACGAAAATTTTTTGTAG